The Solibacillus sp. FSL W7-1464 genome contains a region encoding:
- a CDS encoding TerC family protein, which yields MEAILLEYAWVLLVLVFLEGLLAADNAVVMAVMVKHLPKEQQKKALFYGLFGAFVFRFIALFLITFLAKYWEIQALGAAYLLFISIKHLYDNHFKKQDEESEIKEGKGSGFWMTVLKVELADIAFAIDSMLAAVAIAMTLPHISDYHIGGINAGPFAVMFLGGFIGLVIMRFAAQMFVKLLNDYPTLETAAFLIVGWVGVKLAVLALGHENLAIIDPHFPHSTVWKSIFWVVLLGLAVGGYLVSVYKNKKAKAEK from the coding sequence ATGGAAGCAATTTTATTAGAATACGCATGGGTCTTACTTGTATTAGTATTCCTTGAAGGGCTATTAGCTGCAGATAATGCAGTGGTAATGGCAGTAATGGTTAAACATTTACCGAAAGAACAACAGAAAAAGGCATTATTTTACGGATTATTCGGTGCGTTCGTATTCCGTTTCATCGCATTGTTCCTTATTACGTTCTTAGCGAAATACTGGGAAATTCAAGCGCTTGGTGCGGCTTATCTATTATTCATATCCATAAAACATCTATATGATAATCACTTTAAAAAGCAGGATGAGGAATCGGAAATCAAAGAAGGCAAAGGTTCTGGTTTCTGGATGACTGTATTAAAAGTAGAGCTTGCGGACATTGCGTTTGCGATTGACTCAATGCTTGCAGCCGTAGCAATTGCCATGACATTACCGCATATTAGTGATTACCACATTGGCGGGATCAATGCCGGCCCATTTGCTGTTATGTTCCTTGGTGGTTTTATAGGGCTTGTCATTATGCGTTTTGCTGCGCAGATGTTTGTTAAGCTGCTAAACGACTATCCGACATTGGAAACAGCGGCCTTCTTAATTGTAGGCTGGGTAGGTGTGAAATTGGCTGTATTGGCTTTAGGACACGAGAACTTGGCCATTATCGATCCGCACTTCCCGCATTCGACAGTTTGGAAATCCATCTTCTGGGTCGTGCTACTTGGACTTGCTGTTGGCGGCTATTTAGTAAGTGTGTACAAAAACAAAAAAGCAAAAGCAGAAAAATAA
- a CDS encoding TrkH family potassium uptake protein: protein MPFKKFESRKITPFQILITYYSVAILISFLLLRLPGVHLEGVHVSLLDSLFTAVSAVSVTGLTTVTVAETYSSFGLAMILLILQFGAIGIMSIGTFLWLLFGKKIGMRERQLIMIDHNQYNLSGVVALIRQIAKLLFMIEFTGAFILTVHFKRYFATWEEAAINGLFAAISSTTNGGFDITGMSLEPFHHDYFIQFVCMILIFLGAIGFPVLIEVKAYLTKKDPAFRFSLFTKVTTFTYVALFIFGSVVIFIIESFQSFKGMRWHEAVFSAMFQSISTRSAGLTTYDVTSFNEATQLFMSALMFIGASPSSVGGGIRTTTFAIVILFLIAFSRGQSEIQIFNREIHVIDVFRSFAVLIFAIIMVLGAAMILFITESRATMMEVIFEITSAFGTCGMSLGITGDLTAFGKMVIMVLMFVGRVGLISFLYSIGGSAQKKKYHYPKERIIIG, encoded by the coding sequence ATGCCTTTTAAAAAGTTCGAAAGTAGGAAAATTACGCCTTTTCAAATTTTAATCACTTATTATTCTGTTGCCATTTTAATTTCATTTCTATTGCTGCGTCTTCCGGGGGTTCATTTGGAAGGGGTTCACGTATCGCTTCTGGATAGTCTGTTTACGGCTGTTAGTGCGGTTAGTGTAACGGGGTTAACGACCGTCACGGTTGCAGAAACCTACAGTAGCTTTGGGCTGGCAATGATTTTGCTCATATTGCAATTTGGAGCAATCGGAATTATGTCCATCGGAACGTTTTTATGGCTGCTGTTCGGAAAGAAAATCGGCATGCGTGAACGTCAGCTTATCATGATTGACCATAATCAGTATAATTTATCGGGTGTTGTTGCATTAATTCGCCAAATTGCCAAGCTGCTGTTTATGATTGAATTTACCGGTGCTTTTATATTAACCGTTCATTTTAAACGTTATTTTGCGACATGGGAAGAGGCGGCGATCAATGGATTGTTTGCGGCCATTTCATCAACAACAAACGGAGGCTTTGATATTACGGGAATGAGTCTGGAACCATTTCACCACGACTATTTCATCCAATTTGTCTGTATGATTTTAATCTTCCTGGGAGCAATCGGTTTCCCTGTGTTGATTGAAGTAAAGGCCTATTTGACGAAGAAGGATCCGGCGTTTCGCTTTAGCCTATTTACAAAAGTTACGACGTTTACGTATGTTGCTTTATTTATTTTCGGTTCGGTCGTAATTTTTATTATTGAATCCTTCCAGTCATTTAAAGGGATGCGATGGCATGAGGCTGTTTTTTCGGCAATGTTCCAATCGATTTCCACGAGGTCGGCCGGTTTAACAACATATGATGTTACTTCATTTAACGAGGCGACACAGCTCTTTATGAGTGCGCTTATGTTTATCGGGGCATCGCCAAGTTCTGTCGGTGGAGGAATCCGTACAACGACATTTGCGATAGTTATTTTGTTTTTAATCGCATTTTCCCGCGGACAGTCGGAAATTCAGATTTTTAACAGGGAAATCCATGTAATCGATGTATTCCGTTCATTTGCAGTGCTTATTTTTGCGATTATCATGGTGCTCGGCGCTGCAATGATACTATTTATTACGGAATCCCGTGCAACGATGATGGAAGTCATATTTGAAATTACTTCAGCGTTCGGAACTTGCGGGATGTCGCTCGGCATTACAGGGGACTTAACTGCATTCGGAAAAATGGTCATTATGGTACTCATGTTTGTAGGACGTGTGGGGCTCATTTCTTTCCTGTATTCAATCGGCGGTTCTGCCCAGAAGAAGAAGTATCATTATCCGAAAGAACGGATTATAATCGGATAA
- a CDS encoding transposase, protein MKIFLVISSIFVPLIMVLLSKKFSKSSLVFNVLAVIFVIIFGSIASTSIYQIIIDDAVFMTKIHGLFLNELFLISGAYIGVFTIYRLMILTINEK, encoded by the coding sequence TTGAAAATATTTTTAGTTATTTCAAGTATTTTTGTTCCGCTTATTATGGTTCTTCTAAGTAAGAAATTCAGTAAGTCCTCTCTTGTTTTCAATGTACTCGCTGTTATTTTTGTCATTATTTTCGGCAGTATTGCATCTACTTCGATTTATCAGATCATTATTGATGATGCTGTATTTATGACGAAAATCCACGGTCTGTTTTTAAATGAGCTCTTTTTGATTTCCGGCGCATATATCGGAGTATTTACTATTTACAGACTGATGATTCTCACAATAAATGAAAAATAG
- a CDS encoding B12-binding domain-containing radical SAM protein codes for MKIILSTLNAKYIHTNLAIRYLKAAALPEFDCELAEYTIKDPAFNIVSDLFQKKPDVVGFSCYIWNINETIAVMRMLKTVLPNVKIVLGGPEVSYDVHEWIRKHEEIDFIIMGEGEVSFKEMLRHFNGEIPLEKVPGICYLEEGKLKIHAQPPKIDLREIATPFRFEEDLPHLGKRIQYIETSRGCPFSCQFCLSSIEVGVRYFNREKIKEDIRYLMNNGAKTIKFVDRTFNISRSYAMEMFQFLIDEHQPGVVFQFEITADIMRPEVIQFLNDHAPKGLFRFEIGVQSTNDLTNDLVKRRQNFEKLTRTVTMVKEGGKIDQHLDLIAGLPEEDYSSFRKTFNDVFAMRPEELQLGFLKLLRGTGLRLEAEKYGYTYVDISPYEIFSNNVLTFDDIVRIKHAEDVLEKYWNAHRMDNTIEYLVTKVFETPFDFFQSFGTYWETKGWSRIGHQLEDLFRRLLEFLQTVEHADLEVITSLMKYDFLQGQQFQPRKLWWDDRLSDVEMKDVYARIKENPSLAGEEFEAMQITERELFKHSLIIPFHIDLQNYEIGAPQKKTGYLFTYFRNGQQPYFSTFN; via the coding sequence ATGAAAATTATATTAAGTACACTCAATGCAAAATATATTCATACTAATTTAGCGATTCGCTATTTAAAAGCAGCGGCACTGCCTGAATTCGACTGTGAGCTTGCTGAATATACAATTAAAGACCCGGCTTTCAACATCGTTTCCGATCTTTTTCAAAAGAAACCGGATGTTGTCGGATTCAGCTGTTATATTTGGAATATTAATGAGACGATTGCGGTAATGCGTATGTTAAAAACGGTATTGCCCAATGTCAAGATCGTATTAGGCGGACCTGAAGTTTCCTATGATGTCCATGAGTGGATCCGTAAACATGAAGAAATTGACTTCATTATCATGGGTGAAGGCGAAGTTTCATTTAAAGAAATGCTCCGCCACTTCAATGGTGAGATACCACTTGAAAAAGTGCCTGGTATTTGCTATCTAGAAGAAGGAAAATTAAAAATCCATGCACAGCCACCCAAAATAGATTTGCGTGAAATTGCTACCCCTTTCCGGTTTGAAGAAGATTTACCTCACCTTGGCAAAAGGATCCAATATATTGAAACGAGCCGTGGATGTCCATTCAGCTGCCAATTCTGCTTATCGTCAATAGAAGTCGGAGTACGTTATTTCAATCGTGAAAAGATTAAAGAAGATATTCGCTACTTAATGAATAACGGTGCAAAAACGATTAAATTCGTAGACCGTACCTTCAATATCAGCCGCAGCTATGCGATGGAAATGTTCCAGTTTTTAATTGATGAACATCAGCCAGGTGTCGTATTCCAGTTCGAAATTACAGCGGATATAATGCGTCCTGAAGTCATCCAATTCTTAAATGATCATGCACCGAAAGGGCTGTTCCGTTTCGAGATTGGTGTCCAGTCAACAAATGACTTAACGAACGACCTTGTCAAACGTCGTCAAAACTTTGAAAAGCTTACGCGTACTGTCACAATGGTAAAAGAAGGCGGCAAAATCGATCAGCACCTTGATTTAATTGCCGGCTTGCCAGAAGAGGATTATTCGTCTTTCCGCAAAACATTTAATGATGTATTTGCAATGCGCCCCGAGGAACTGCAGCTTGGCTTCCTGAAACTGCTTCGCGGGACAGGCCTGCGATTGGAAGCGGAAAAGTACGGCTACACATATGTTGATATTTCTCCATATGAAATTTTCTCAAATAATGTATTAACTTTCGATGATATTGTCCGGATTAAACATGCGGAAGACGTGCTGGAAAAGTATTGGAATGCACACCGTATGGACAATACCATTGAATATTTAGTAACAAAAGTATTTGAAACCCCATTCGATTTCTTCCAAAGCTTCGGCACATATTGGGAAACAAAAGGCTGGTCACGTATCGGACATCAGCTTGAAGATTTATTCCGCCGTTTACTTGAGTTCCTACAAACAGTCGAGCATGCCGATTTAGAGGTAATTACAAGCTTGATGAAATACGATTTCTTGCAAGGTCAGCAGTTCCAGCCGCGTAAACTTTGGTGGGACGATCGTCTTTCTGATGTTGAAATGAAAGATGTCTATGCACGAATTAAAGAAAATCCTTCTCTTGCAGGTGAGGAATTTGAAGCAATGCAGATTACTGAACGCGAATTATTCAAGCATTCATTAATTATTCCATTCCATATCGATTTACAAAATTACGAAATCGGTGCACCACAAAAGAAAACCGGCTATTTATTCACATACTTCCGCAATGGACAACAGCCATACTTCAGCACTTTCAATTAA
- a CDS encoding ATP-binding protein, whose product MEGQLNSMLEELFQQSNEQIIILNRQGKIEFMNSKAHEILQSVHLPTCFWESADKLSGEWERFISSVKENSTSTATFTLINKYHQKIPVQVWGHFLEHKQLIFTRIQVNPSNVISFEEKSKTLMFQNLIDGMAQGVILTMLNGKIISGNAMALHLLDRKAAQIENRSYDYLFEDCQYDSQVITQYYKKISNREMASIFVMRKTEDGNTVYLNFISKVDENLGILVTTIIDQTEEMMLLKRIEHQQSLSFIGQNIASIAHEIRNPMTSIQGFIQMIKSSLNEQEHPYFKILESELKRMDDLLGDLLNISKPKQQVFQMLDLKEVVDQAIQRMQPMAMKTNAMILYEYDEKVEYRINGDYNRLMQMIINLLKNAIEAMEMNNYIVVRLLYRGNNTLQLSVEDSGKGMNASDIENALNPFYTTKETGSGLGLMLVQSVIKEHHGTLHIESEQGAGSKFLIDFDLRNEIEYLNSSPSFSMRVARMAAISK is encoded by the coding sequence GTGGAAGGTCAATTGAATAGTATGTTAGAAGAGCTTTTTCAGCAATCCAATGAACAAATCATTATATTGAACCGCCAAGGTAAAATTGAATTTATGAATAGTAAGGCGCACGAAATATTGCAATCCGTTCATTTACCAACATGCTTTTGGGAAAGTGCGGATAAACTTAGTGGTGAATGGGAGCGATTTATTAGTTCTGTAAAGGAAAATTCTACATCTACTGCTACGTTTACATTAATAAACAAATATCATCAGAAAATACCTGTTCAAGTATGGGGTCATTTTCTAGAACATAAACAACTGATTTTCACGAGAATACAAGTAAACCCATCCAATGTTATTTCATTTGAAGAAAAAAGTAAAACACTTATGTTTCAGAATTTAATTGATGGAATGGCACAAGGTGTAATATTAACAATGTTGAATGGAAAAATCATATCTGGTAATGCAATGGCATTACATTTACTTGATCGAAAGGCTGCTCAAATAGAAAATAGAAGCTATGACTATTTATTTGAAGATTGCCAATATGATTCCCAAGTCATTACTCAATACTATAAAAAGATTTCAAACCGGGAAATGGCCAGCATCTTTGTTATGAGAAAAACTGAAGATGGAAATACGGTTTATTTAAATTTTATTAGTAAAGTAGATGAAAATTTAGGAATACTAGTAACAACGATTATTGATCAAACGGAAGAGATGATGCTGTTGAAAAGGATTGAACATCAGCAATCTTTATCGTTTATCGGTCAAAATATTGCATCGATTGCCCATGAAATACGGAACCCTATGACATCGATTCAAGGGTTTATTCAAATGATTAAAAGCAGTCTAAATGAGCAGGAACATCCTTATTTCAAAATTCTGGAATCTGAATTGAAGCGTATGGATGATTTGCTTGGAGATCTGCTGAACATTTCAAAACCGAAGCAACAAGTATTTCAGATGCTCGATCTGAAGGAAGTTGTAGACCAGGCAATTCAGCGTATGCAGCCAATGGCAATGAAAACAAATGCCATGATTTTATATGAATATGACGAAAAAGTAGAATACAGAATAAATGGGGACTATAATCGCCTGATGCAAATGATCATCAATTTGCTCAAAAATGCTATCGAAGCCATGGAAATGAATAATTACATCGTCGTACGTTTACTTTACCGCGGCAATAATACGCTCCAGCTTTCAGTTGAGGATAGTGGAAAAGGGATGAATGCGAGCGATATAGAAAATGCGTTAAATCCTTTTTATACGACAAAGGAAACCGGATCTGGACTAGGATTAATGCTTGTACAATCTGTTATTAAGGAACATCATGGGACACTTCACATTGAAAGTGAGCAAGGTGCAGGATCTAAGTTTTTAATTGATTTTGATTTACGAAATGAAATTGAATATTTAAATTCTTCCCCTTCTTTTTCAATGCGAGTTGCAAGGATGGCGGCAATTTCGAAGTGA
- a CDS encoding MarR family winged helix-turn-helix transcriptional regulator: MASEEVKQSLKLFIVLSRAHKAISEATNQFIQTNGLNPTEFAVLELLYHKGRQPLQQIGNKILLASGSITYVVDKLEKRNFLARVSCPTDRRVTYAEITELGSEFMDKLFPEHEQKIHELLGALSVEEKQTAIDLLKKLGLSIKDLSY; encoded by the coding sequence ATGGCTTCAGAGGAAGTAAAGCAATCGTTGAAATTATTTATCGTTTTATCAAGAGCACATAAAGCGATAAGTGAAGCTACAAATCAATTTATACAAACTAATGGTTTGAATCCTACAGAGTTCGCGGTTTTAGAACTTTTATATCATAAAGGTCGCCAGCCCCTGCAGCAAATCGGGAATAAAATTTTATTAGCGAGCGGATCAATTACTTACGTAGTGGATAAGTTGGAAAAGCGGAATTTTTTAGCACGTGTTTCATGCCCGACTGATCGTCGTGTCACGTATGCGGAAATTACCGAACTCGGTTCAGAATTTATGGACAAGCTGTTTCCGGAGCATGAACAGAAGATTCATGAACTTTTAGGGGCATTATCAGTTGAAGAAAAACAGACAGCAATCGATTTATTAAAAAAACTAGGATTATCTATTAAAGATTTATCCTATTAA
- a CDS encoding chemotaxis protein produces the protein MKKSIYQVGAVVILSAFLAACNTDTDEPTTSNAASEEPTETEQVQTEEQQETSETNETNESDDSSTDQNEESTEPSEETKAEQEDKDDTDTLTYISNGQTFEEKAVTSTSDEMNYTIQHLENYTLTSEEPGVDSLLNNADEKTSMQIEVVKKEDVTFDQLKESAKETISVIAPESTKDLDLTSTLEERKEIINIVGYEALLEDEKVVKVVIERDNLFVTLTIYDNVQADLTDAFLQMGLTIQ, from the coding sequence ATGAAGAAATCAATTTATCAAGTCGGGGCCGTAGTAATTTTATCTGCATTTTTGGCAGCTTGTAATACGGATACAGACGAGCCTACAACATCAAATGCAGCAAGTGAAGAACCTACTGAAACAGAACAAGTGCAAACCGAAGAACAGCAAGAGACAAGCGAGACAAATGAGACGAACGAATCGGATGATTCTTCTACAGACCAAAATGAAGAATCTACTGAGCCTTCTGAAGAAACAAAAGCTGAACAGGAAGATAAAGACGATACTGATACACTAACATACATTTCAAATGGCCAGACGTTTGAAGAAAAAGCAGTAACTTCAACAAGTGATGAAATGAATTACACAATTCAGCATTTGGAAAACTATACACTTACTTCTGAAGAACCAGGAGTCGACAGTTTATTAAATAATGCTGATGAAAAAACATCAATGCAGATTGAAGTAGTAAAAAAAGAAGATGTGACTTTTGATCAGCTAAAAGAATCAGCAAAAGAAACAATTTCTGTCATTGCTCCGGAAAGTACAAAGGATCTGGATTTAACATCAACTTTGGAAGAGCGTAAGGAAATTATAAATATTGTTGGTTATGAAGCTTTACTAGAGGATGAAAAGGTTGTTAAGGTTGTAATTGAACGCGATAACCTATTTGTTACGCTAACAATTTACGATAATGTACAAGCGGACTTAACAGACGCCTTCTTACAAATGGGTTTAACAATTCAATAA
- a CDS encoding CPBP family intramembrane glutamic endopeptidase, producing the protein MKNRKQIITLLLALVFIFSMMFFTFYEKSIFWYLYAFTLLVGIAISLVAGKFEDRIPTWQYLIYGIGYGTITYGIVKLGYMLMPYLDKSASKDITKFLDIYGPQNIFHYLMLIFIVAVGEEIFWRGYVQQQLKQFTSPFWAVVITSMLFSLSLAISGFLPGALAAIIAGILWGALYEWKKSLPLIIVTHIVFVLLLFLVLPLF; encoded by the coding sequence TTGAAAAACAGAAAACAAATCATTACACTCCTTCTGGCATTAGTTTTTATTTTCAGCATGATGTTTTTTACATTTTATGAAAAATCGATTTTCTGGTATTTATATGCCTTTACATTACTGGTTGGAATTGCAATCAGCTTAGTGGCAGGTAAATTTGAAGACCGTATCCCGACGTGGCAATATTTAATCTACGGTATCGGGTACGGGACGATTACGTACGGGATTGTAAAACTCGGTTATATGTTAATGCCTTATCTCGATAAAAGCGCATCAAAGGATATAACGAAATTTTTGGATATATATGGTCCACAAAATATTTTCCATTACTTAATGCTCATTTTTATCGTTGCCGTAGGAGAAGAAATATTTTGGCGAGGCTATGTTCAGCAGCAGTTGAAACAATTCACATCACCTTTCTGGGCTGTCGTAATCACTTCTATGCTATTTTCGCTGTCTCTGGCCATTAGCGGGTTCCTTCCTGGTGCACTTGCCGCTATTATCGCTGGTATCCTTTGGGGAGCGCTCTATGAGTGGAAAAAAAGTTTACCGCTAATTATCGTTACCCATATCGTCTTTGTTTTACTATTATTTTTAGTTTTACCATTATTCTGA
- a CDS encoding YkvS family protein — translation MKIAEVGNIIEFKDGLKGVVEKVNENSVIVDITIMDNFHDLEMEEKTVVNHKRYKILANNE, via the coding sequence ATGAAAATTGCGGAAGTTGGAAATATAATCGAGTTTAAAGACGGCTTAAAAGGTGTCGTCGAAAAAGTAAATGAGAATTCCGTTATCGTAGATATAACGATTATGGATAATTTTCATGATTTAGAAATGGAAGAAAAGACAGTTGTAAATCATAAACGGTATAAAATATTAGCTAATAACGAATAA
- a CDS encoding aspartyl-phosphate phosphatase Spo0E family protein: MGRPIPNEALLLEIEEKRKQMIQSGLENGLRSDKTLQLSVQVDNLMNAFNQSRSAHLFYKH; the protein is encoded by the coding sequence TTGGGTAGACCTATCCCGAATGAGGCACTACTATTGGAAATTGAAGAAAAGCGCAAACAAATGATTCAATCAGGTTTAGAAAACGGTTTACGAAGTGATAAAACGCTCCAGCTAAGCGTCCAAGTAGACAATTTAATGAATGCTTTTAATCAGTCCAGAAGTGCACATCTGTTTTATAAACATTAA
- a CDS encoding NAD(P)-dependent oxidoreductase has product MESKKIGFIGTGVMGASIVMHLLNAGHEVTIYTRTKSKAAELLAAGAKWAETPAEASKAQEIIFTMVGYPKDVEEVYIGENGIYSAAKKGAIVIDMTTSEPTLAKKLYHEATERGLHSLDAPVSGGDIGAKNGTLSLMVGGDKDVFEKLQPIFELFGQNIVYQGVAGSGQHTKMCNQIAIASGMIGVCESMAYGLKAGLTMDEVLRSITAGAAGSWSLSNLAPRMLKGNLEPGFYIKHIIKDMKIALDEAERMNLQLPGLTLAKSMYEQLLEEGYGDNGTQALIKYYG; this is encoded by the coding sequence ATGGAATCAAAAAAAATAGGGTTTATCGGTACTGGCGTAATGGGGGCAAGCATTGTCATGCATTTGCTGAACGCGGGACATGAAGTAACAATTTATACAAGAACAAAAAGCAAAGCTGCAGAACTTCTTGCTGCAGGCGCAAAATGGGCGGAAACACCAGCAGAAGCAAGTAAAGCGCAGGAGATTATCTTTACGATGGTTGGTTATCCAAAAGATGTAGAAGAAGTATACATTGGGGAGAACGGTATTTACTCTGCAGCGAAAAAAGGTGCGATTGTCATCGATATGACGACTTCCGAACCGACGCTTGCAAAAAAACTTTATCACGAAGCAACAGAACGTGGATTGCATAGCCTTGACGCACCGGTATCAGGAGGAGACATCGGTGCAAAAAATGGTACATTATCTCTTATGGTTGGTGGCGACAAAGATGTATTTGAAAAACTGCAGCCGATTTTCGAACTGTTTGGACAAAATATTGTTTACCAAGGTGTTGCGGGCAGCGGGCAACATACGAAAATGTGCAATCAGATTGCAATCGCATCCGGCATGATTGGTGTGTGCGAATCTATGGCTTATGGGTTAAAAGCAGGGCTGACAATGGATGAAGTACTTCGTTCGATTACAGCAGGGGCAGCAGGTTCCTGGTCGCTATCCAATCTAGCTCCGCGTATGTTGAAGGGGAACCTGGAGCCGGGCTTTTACATTAAACATATTATTAAAGATATGAAGATTGCGCTTGATGAAGCGGAGCGCATGAATCTCCAATTACCAGGCTTAACTTTAGCGAAATCTATGTACGAACAGTTACTTGAAGAAGGCTATGGAGACAATGGTACACAAGCATTAATCAAGTATTACGGGTGA
- a CDS encoding chemotaxis protein yields MEHKKGILLESGTNELEIVEFEVANNKFGINVIKVKEIIQPIPVTFIPHVHPHVEGIIQLRGEVLPVVDMLKVLGIPTENRNPQQKYIVAEFNKQRVVFHVDNVTQIHRISWDQIEKPSDMYQGGTSQVIGVIKARDEMILLLDFERIMVDINPESSISVDAVKKLGKRERTEKKVIIAEDSPLLRKLLFDTMNEAGYVNTEFFENGRDAYEYLEALAKADKQIENHVQLVITDIEMPQMDGHHLTKKIKSHADLKKLPVIIFSSLITDDLRHKGEQVGAEEQISKPEIAELILRMDKLIL; encoded by the coding sequence GTGGAGCATAAGAAAGGGATTTTACTAGAAAGTGGAACAAATGAGCTTGAAATTGTTGAATTTGAAGTGGCTAATAATAAGTTTGGTATAAATGTAATTAAGGTAAAAGAAATTATACAGCCAATACCCGTGACATTTATTCCACATGTACATCCGCATGTTGAAGGCATAATTCAACTACGCGGAGAAGTATTGCCGGTTGTAGATATGTTAAAAGTATTAGGGATACCTACAGAAAACCGAAATCCACAGCAAAAATATATTGTGGCTGAATTTAATAAGCAACGTGTGGTATTCCATGTGGATAATGTTACACAAATTCACCGTATTTCCTGGGATCAGATTGAAAAACCTTCAGATATGTATCAAGGTGGAACATCTCAGGTAATTGGCGTAATCAAGGCTCGCGATGAAATGATCCTACTACTGGACTTTGAACGAATCATGGTTGACATTAACCCTGAATCCAGCATAAGCGTAGATGCTGTCAAGAAACTTGGTAAGCGAGAACGTACTGAAAAGAAAGTTATTATTGCGGAAGATTCACCATTATTGCGTAAACTATTATTTGATACAATGAATGAAGCAGGCTACGTGAATACGGAGTTCTTCGAAAACGGTCGTGATGCATACGAGTATTTGGAAGCGTTGGCGAAGGCGGATAAACAAATTGAAAATCATGTTCAGCTAGTGATTACAGATATTGAAATGCCCCAAATGGATGGACATCACTTAACTAAAAAAATTAAATCACATGCAGATCTTAAAAAGCTTCCGGTCATTATCTTCTCAAGTCTGATTACCGATGATTTACGTCATAAAGGTGAACAGGTAGGAGCGGAAGAGCAAATATCAAAACCAGAAATTGCAGAATTAATTTTACGTATGGATAAGTTGATTCTCTAA